Below is a genomic region from bacterium.
GACGCGGCGACCCGCGGCGCCCATGGCGACCGACGCTGGATCTATACGCTGCGGAGCCGAGCGGAGGGCGGCCGCGGGCCGAGCTCTCCATTGGAGCGGCGGGAGCGGCTATGCGCCGCCGGCGAGTCCTTCGACTTGATCGATCTCGAGGCGGAGCGCGACCTCGGCCCCGAGGTCCTGGCAGCGGTTCCCGCCGAAAAGCGAATCATCTCGTGGCACGGCGATCCAACGGAACGTCACGAGCTGCGCCAACGCTTCGAGACGATGGCGGAAACGCCGGCCCGCTTCTACAAGCTCGTGCCCGCGGCCGATCGCCCGAGCGAGGCGATCGCGCCCCTTTCGTTGCTGCATTCGCTGCAGCGCGAGGACGTCATCGCGTTCGCGAGCGGGGAATCCGGAGTCTGGAGCCGATTGCTTGCGCCGCGGCTGGGAGCGCCGGTCGTCTACGCTCGCGCTCAAAGCGAGCCGGCGGCACCGGGTCAGGTGTCGCTCGCGACGCTTCGGGACGACTACGGTCTGCCCGGCCTCGATCCCGTGTCCAAGCTCTTCGGAGTGGTCGGGAGGCCGGTCTTGCACAGTCTCTCGCCCCGCCTGCACAATCTGATGTATCGAAAGTTGGGCCTGGATCGACTCTACGTTCCGTTCCATGTGCCGATGTTCGGAGATTTCTGGCTCGACGTGGTCGAAAGCGAAAGCCTCGGCTTTCTGGGTTTCGAGCTGTGTGGCTTGAGCGTGACGGCGCCGTTCAAGGAGATCGCGATGGCGGTTGCCGGGGCCGTGAGTCCGCGAGCCGAGCACATCGGTGCCGCCAACTCGCTGGCGAAACGGGGTCAGGTCTGGGAGGCGGAGTGTACCGATCCCGACGGTGTCGTCGCGCCGCTACTGGCCCGGGGCTTGAGAGTCAAAGGGGCGCGGGCGGCCGTGCTGGGCGCCGGTGGCGCCGGACGCGCCGCGCTCGACGGTCTTTCCTCAGAGGGCGCCGAGGTGACGCTGGCCAACCGCAGCCCTCGGCGCGGGCGCAGGGTCGCTCTCGAGCTGGGTGTCACGTTTGCGCCCCTGAACGAGTTCGTGCCCGAGCGATACGACATCCTGATCAATGCCACCCCGCTGGGTGCCGACGACTCCGACCTGCCGTTCGATCCCGAGCGGCTCGCCGCTTCGGCCACGGTGGTCGATCTGGCCTATCGACACGACGGCGAAACGCCTCTGGTGAAGGCAACGCGCGCGAGCGGGCGTACGGCCGTCGACGGCAAGGAAGTGCTGCTCTACCAGGCCGCGCCGCAGTTCGAGTGGGTAAACGGCCTGGAGTTCGACCTCGAGCTGGCGCGCGCGGCGCTGGGACTCGAGCCGCTGGTTTCGGCATGAAGACGCGCAGGGCGACGCTACACGTTCGCGAGTTCGTGGCCGACACCCTGACGCCGGTGGCGGTCTACGAGCGGCTGGCCGCTCTGTCTCCGGTGCGCTTCCTGTTCGAAAGCGTGACCGGAGGCGAACAGGTTTCGCGTTACAGCTTCTTGGGCGCCGGTCCACGCGCGTTGATTCGCCTTGACGCCGACGGGATAGAGCTCGAGCGGGAGGGGAGTCGCCAGTCGCTCGAGGGCGACCCGCTTGTCGCGCTCGATCGCGTGCTCTCGGAAGTCCACTGCGACAGATCGGCGGCAGACTTGCCGTTTACCGGCGGCTACGTCGGGTTTTTCGGTTTCGATCTGATCCGGCTGGCCGAGCGATTGCCGAGCCGGCCCAGGGACGCTTTCGGGCTTCCGACGGCGATTCTCGGCCGCTTCGATCACCTGGTGATCTTCGACCATGCGAGCCAACGCGTGCTCGCCGTGGCGAACGAGATCGAGGGCGAGGTCTCCGAACAGCAGGCGCGCCAGGATCTGGCCGAGCTCAGCGAGGTTCTGGGCACCACATCGTCCGCCGGTGCGGTCCCGATGCCGGAGACGCTCGAGGTTTCGGCCGAGGCCGTGCCCAGCCTGGGCGACGACGAGTACCGCGCGGCGGTCGCGCGAGCCAAGGAGTTCATCGCCGCCGGCGACATCTTCCAGGTCGTGCTGGCCCGGCACTTCCGGATGTCCAGTGAGCGCCTGTCGCCGCGCGCACTCTACCGGGCCTTGCGCGCGGTCAATCCCAGTCCCTACATGGTGCTGCTCGAGCTTCCGGAAGTGGCTCTGGTCGGCGGCTCTCCCGAGATGCTGGTGCGCAAGACCGGATCCCGTCTCGAGACCCGCCCGATCGCCGGGACCCGGCGCCGAGGCGCCAGCCCGGAGGAGGATCGGGCCCTGGCGGACGAGCTGGTGGCGGATCAGAAGGAACGCGCCGAGCACGTCATGCTCGTCGATCTGGGTCGCAACGACATCGGCCGCGTCGCCGCGCCCGGCACGGTCAAAGTCTCCACCTTCATGGA
It encodes:
- a CDS encoding type I 3-dehydroquinate dehydratase; translation: MAESALLIGSLTGVPEPAVQTSAWDLAWALEWRADLLGEVDAATRGAHGDRRWIYTLRSRAEGGRGPSSPLERRERLCAAGESFDLIDLEAERDLGPEVLAAVPAEKRIISWHGDPTERHELRQRFETMAETPARFYKLVPAADRPSEAIAPLSLLHSLQREDVIAFASGESGVWSRLLAPRLGAPVVYARAQSEPAAPGQVSLATLRDDYGLPGLDPVSKLFGVVGRPVLHSLSPRLHNLMYRKLGLDRLYVPFHVPMFGDFWLDVVESESLGFLGFELCGLSVTAPFKEIAMAVAGAVSPRAEHIGAANSLAKRGQVWEAECTDPDGVVAPLLARGLRVKGARAAVLGAGGAGRAALDGLSSEGAEVTLANRSPRRGRRVALELGVTFAPLNEFVPERYDILINATPLGADDSDLPFDPERLAASATVVDLAYRHDGETPLVKATRASGRTAVDGKEVLLYQAAPQFEWVNGLEFDLELARAALGLEPLVSA
- the trpE gene encoding anthranilate synthase component I, coding for MKTRRATLHVREFVADTLTPVAVYERLAALSPVRFLFESVTGGEQVSRYSFLGAGPRALIRLDADGIELEREGSRQSLEGDPLVALDRVLSEVHCDRSAADLPFTGGYVGFFGFDLIRLAERLPSRPRDAFGLPTAILGRFDHLVIFDHASQRVLAVANEIEGEVSEQQARQDLAELSEVLGTTSSAGAVPMPETLEVSAEAVPSLGDDEYRAAVARAKEFIAAGDIFQVVLARHFRMSSERLSPRALYRALRAVNPSPYMVLLELPEVALVGGSPEMLVRKTGSRLETRPIAGTRRRGASPEEDRALADELVADQKERAEHVMLVDLGRNDIGRVAAPGTVKVSTFMEVERYSHVMHLVSKDEGDEDAGTAPQDALLACFPAGTVSGAPKIRAIEIIDELEPEARGPYAGAVGYVSFSGDLDTCITIRTLVVCGEEVSVTAGAGIVADSDPVREEEETRHKAAALLSAVELAKRLGS